TGCGACTCGGCCAGAACATTCGGCAGAGAGCCAAAGACAAACCACAAAACCATGACGGCCTCTCGCCAGAAGCCATGGAGATTGTTGCGTTGCGTGAGGATCCGACGCAGCATGAGAAGAATGCCCACGACAAAAAACGGCTGAAGCAACCAAGGGATCATCGGGGCTCCTCCGAAATTATGGCGCCAGTTCATGTCGCCGCGCCAGAAGCACATCTGAAGCTCCATCCAGAGATTATATCCGATTCCAAGCAGGACCTTGTGCTGACCAAACACCGAGACTTGCTCGATATGGCCGGAGGCCATCGATGGATGCTGTAAAAAATATACCATAAGCGGAGCGGTAAGAGCGGCCGCGAAGCAAGCGATAACCGCAGTGCTACCCCAAACATATTTACGGCGTGCCAAAACTGCCAGAACAATGACTCCTATGACGATCGCTGGTGCCGCGCGAAACGCGATATACGAGTTAAGTCCAATCCCGAGAAACACTCCTGCAAGTGCGGACCACATGAAGCGAGAGGTTCTGGTATGAACCCAATTGCAGTTATATAATCGAAGAAAGGCCCAGAGCACCCAGACAATTGCCGCGGACGACATCTGCGCCCGCAATCCCAGCCGAGAGGTGATTACCGGCCAAATCAACACCGCGTGGATTGTACCGGCAACGAGTGCGTAGCGCGGCCATCGCGAAAATAATGCGCTGCGACCCGGCTCTCCATGGCCACGGACGTCAAAGAAATCTCGGACCAGCATGAACAGCCCGATCGCCGCGAGAACACCCATCATCGCGCTTACCGCCCGCAACGCAAACGGAGTAGCACCGAACAACCGGATCGAGATTGCCTGAAGGTTGATGAAGAGTCCTTCGCGGCCATTGTTGTCTGGATAAAAGACGTGCCACACTCCGGTTCGCAATGCAATGAGCGCATCGTTGCCGTTCATGCCCTCGTCATGATACAGGCCAAGCGGGAGTGTGTGTAGGCGATAGAAACGGAAGAACCCGGCGAGCCCGGCGATGAGACTGATCGAGAGTCCGAGCCTGGCTCGGTGGGGCAACGTCATCGCCAAAGCAACAGAATGCATACGCTGAGAAGTTGCCGCACACACAATGGGTACGGCAGGCTCATCTCAATTCCAGTGCAGATCACTCAGGGTTGAAAACTTGATGCGGCCTGCTCATGATTTCTTCTGGCACTCATGATCGCGGCTTTGGCCTTATTCGATGGCAGCCAATGTCCGACCTGTACACCTTTGCCTTCGAGCAGCTTGTAGGTTTCGAAAAAGTGTTCGATCTCGAGGCGCCGGTGTTCCGCCAATTCGGTGTATTCCGTCATCTGGTTCACACTCTGATCGCCCGCTGCGACTGCGACAATCTTCAGGTCGCTTCCTTTGTCATCGGTCATTTCCAGCGCGCCAATGGGAATCACTTCGAGCAGCAGACCCGTAAACAGGTCCTGATCGCAAAAGACCAGAATGTCGAGCGGATCACCATCGCCCCAGAGGGTTGAAGGGATGAAGCCATACGAATAGGGATAATGAACCGACGAGTAGAGGACTCGGTCCAGCCGAAAGAGCCCGAGTTCAGGGTCATACTCCACCTTCATCCGGGAGCCTCGTGGAATTTCAATGATTGCGTTAATGACGTCGGGCGCGTTGGCTCCGATCGGAACATCTTTAAGGTTTTGCATCGGTCAGTGGTCGAGGATTGATCCCATAAACGATGCCACCACGTTCAACATTACTGAAAATTAGCAAATGGAATGATCGAATTCCTCCGAATTGAGGGTTGCGAGAACGCGCAAGTGAGGAATATTCGTTACCCGTTGCTCATCCATGCAAGAAGAAGAGATTTTAGGAAAGGCATACGATGCGCGGCTGATGCGCCGCCTGCTCCGCTATTTGGCGCCGCGGCGGACGCAGGTAGTCCTGGCGATCGTGATCACCGTGGTTGTCTCCGCGCTCGGTCCTTTGCGTCCGTACCTCACAATGCTCGCGATCGACAAGTACATCGCGAAGAATGACATGGGCGGATTGATGACGATCGTAGCGATCATCGTCGCGACGCTGGTGCTGCAGTCCATCGTGCTCTATGCACAGGCGTTGCTCACAGCATGGATCGGTCAGCAAACGGTGCTCGATCTCCGTCGCGAGCTATTCGCCCATTTACACCAGCTCTCGATGCGGTTCTTCGACCGCAATCCTGTGGGCCGGCTTGTCACACGCCTGACGAATGATGTTGAAGTCCTCAACGAGCTCTTCAGCTCGGGTATTATCATGATCGTGGCCGATGTCTTCGTCGTGCTCTGGATCTTCATCTTTATGTTCGCGACGAGTTGGAAGCT
The window above is part of the Bacteroidota bacterium genome. Proteins encoded here:
- a CDS encoding inorganic diphosphatase — its product is MQNLKDVPIGANAPDVINAIIEIPRGSRMKVEYDPELGLFRLDRVLYSSVHYPYSYGFIPSTLWGDGDPLDILVFCDQDLFTGLLLEVIPIGALEMTDDKGSDLKIVAVAAGDQSVNQMTEYTELAEHRRLEIEHFFETYKLLEGKGVQVGHWLPSNKAKAAIMSARRNHEQAASSFQP